Below is a genomic region from Ferribacterium limneticum.
AGCTTGCGCGGGCTCCGCTACGACACCAGTGATTACTTTTTCATCATCGATACCAACGCCAATTACGTCCTGATGCCGCCCAAGCCGGCGTCCGAAGGACAAAATGCAATGGAAGTAAAGGACACCAACGGCAAACTGATTTTTCAAGAGCTTATTGCAGCAGGCCAGCGGGGCGGCGGCTTTGTCGAATACGTTTTTCCGAGACCTGGGCAACAGAAATCCGAACCGAAACTTTCCTATGCCGGTAGTTTCACGCCCTGGGGTTGGGTGCTGGGTACCGGCATTTATATAGACGATGTCGAAACCGAGTACTGGAAAGGCGCGCTATCGTTGGGTGGCATTTCTTTCGTCCTGCTCGTGGTGCTGAGCCTGATCGGCTGGCGAGTCAGCGCCGGCATACTGCAACAACTCGGCGGTGAGCCGGCCGAAGCAACGGCCGTCATGCAACAGGTTGCCGCAGGTGATTTGACGGCAGCCGTCGGCAACCGGCCAGATGGCAGTCTGCTTCATGCATTGGGAACCATGGTTACCTCGCTGCGCGAACTGGTCAAGGAAATCAATGTCGGCGCCAATCAGGTGGTACAAAACGCCGAGCAGATCAGCCTCGCCTCCCGGGAAGTCAGCATCGCCGCCGAACACCAGTCCGATGCGACATCGGCCATGGCCGCCGCCATCGAAGAGCTGACGGTCAGCTCCACCCATATTTCCGAGAGCGCCAGCGAAACTGAGCAGGATTCACTGACCGCGATGACCGAAGCGGGCGAAGGCAGTCAGCGGGTCGAACAGGCGACCAGCGCCATCCAGAAAATTGCTTCGACCGTTGCCGAGGCGTCCAGGCAAATCCACGAACTTGAAGGCCGGACCAAGCAGGTTTCGTCAATCGCCAATGTCATCAAGGATATT
It encodes:
- a CDS encoding methyl-accepting chemotaxis protein, with amino-acid sequence MKQKNNMRISTRMQILIGLTLIGLIVLCFAALFQLKGTMLDDRKQKTRNLVEVALGTLAYHHKLAEDGKLSADAAKEAARESLRGLRYDTSDYFFIIDTNANYVLMPPKPASEGQNAMEVKDTNGKLIFQELIAAGQRGGGFVEYVFPRPGQQKSEPKLSYAGSFTPWGWVLGTGIYIDDVETEYWKGALSLGGISFVLLVVLSLIGWRVSAGILQQLGGEPAEATAVMQQVAAGDLTAAVGNRPDGSLLHALGTMVTSLRELVKEINVGANQVVQNAEQISLASREVSIAAEHQSDATSAMAAAIEELTVSSTHISESASETEQDSLTAMTEAGEGSQRVEQATSAIQKIASTVAEASRQIHELEGRTKQVSSIANVIKDIAGQTNLLALNAAIEAARAGEQGRGFAVVADEVRKLAERTSSATIEIEQMIVGIQKDTIGAVSAMNSALPEVEHGVELAGSASASLRAIEAGAGRTLGRVREVADATREQSAASTSIAQRVETIAQMVEETSSTIRGTAETANQLELIAQGLKAQIGRFQV